The Oryza glaberrima chromosome 9, OglaRS2, whole genome shotgun sequence genome includes a window with the following:
- the LOC127784375 gene encoding serine/threonine-protein kinase STY46-like — MAVEEAAESCGSHAAASAAGRGGGGGGGGGGATSSFSSASAGAAAAAARKQQQQQRHKLEVYAEVLRRLHDSGVPEARREGFDDELWNHFNRLPARYAMDVNVERAEDVLTHKRLLEQAKDPAQRPAFAVRTVQVSPILDGNQTDADSNTAGEEVASRLLNRQQSIHPPPAFGSSTNLEALALEASKSQGQDHDSTSDNANYRPMHEITFSTIDKPKLLSELTSLLGELGLNIQEAHAFSTNDGYSLDVFVVVGWHDEETEDLIESVRKEIGKIDETQGWSTTHSWSSPVENMQIGENSAADHVEIPRDGASEWEIDVKLLKFGNKVASGSYGDLYRGTYCSQDVAIKVLKPERINADMQREFAQEVYIMRKVRHKNVVQFIGACTKPPNLCIVTEYMSGGSVYDYLHKHKGVFKLPALLGVVMDVSKGMSYLHQNNIIHRDLKTANLLMDENGTVKVADFGVARVKAQSGVMTAETGTYRWMAPEVIEHKPYDHKADVFSFGILMWELLTGKIPYEYLTPLQAAVGVVQKGLRPTIPKNAHAKLSELLQKCWQQEPAERPDFSEILETLQRIAEEVGDEHDGKHKEKILGGLFSALRGRGH; from the exons atggcggtggaggaggcggcggagagctgCGGAAGccacgcggcggcgtcggccgctggtcgtggtggtggtggaggcggcggcggtggaggggccacGTCGTCGTTTTCGTCTGCGtcggccggggcggcggcggcggcggcgcggaagcagcagcagcagcagcgccacaAGCTGGAGGTGTACGCTGAGGTGCTCCGCCGACTCCACGACAGCGGCGTCCCCGAGGCCCGGCGCGAGGGCTTCGACGACGAGCTCTGGAACCACTTCAACCGCCTTCCCGCACG TTACGCCATGGATGTGAACGTGGAGAGGGCGGAGGACGTGCTGACGCATAAGCGGCTCTTGGAGCAGGCGAAGGATCCGGCGCAGCGGCCGGCTTTCGCCGTGCGGACCGTGCAG GTGTCTCCAATTCTTGATGGGAATCAGACTGATGCTGATTCGAACACTGCAGGGGAGGAGGTTGCTTCAAGGCTGTTGAACAGGCAACAGAG CATTCACCCTCCTCCTGCCTTTGGTTCATCTACAAATCTTGAGGCCCTTGCTCTTGAGGCTAGCAAGTCCCAAGGACAAGACCATGATAGCACCTCAGATAATGCCAATTACAG ACCCATGCATGAAATCACCTTCTCCACCATTGACAAACCAAAGCTTCTTAGCGAG CTCACATCGCTGCTTGGCGAACTTGGTCTAAACATTCAAGAAGCACATGCGTTTTCAACAAATGATGGCTACTCACTCGATGTCTTTGTTGTTGTTGGTTGGCATGATGAG GAAACTGAGGATTTAATAGAATCAGTACGGAAAGAAATTGGCAAGATTGATGAG ACGCAGGGATGGTCTACAACTCATTCATGGTCTTCTCCAGTTGAAAATATGCAGATTGGGGAGAATTCAGCAGCTGACCATGTTGAAATACCTAGGGATGGTGCCAGTGAATGGGAGATTGATGTAAAGCTACTCAAGTTTGGGAATAAAGTAGCATCCGGATCATATGGTGATCT TTATCGGGGTACATATTGCAGCCAAGATGTTGCTATCAAAGTGCTCAAACCTGAGAGGATAAATGCGGACATGCAGCGTGAATTTGCccaggaagtatatattatgaG GAAGGTTCGCCACAAGAATGTTGTACAATTTATTGGTGCATGCACTAAACCCCCCAATCTATGTATAGTCACAG AATATATGTCAGGTGGGAGTGTTTATGATTACCTGCATAAACATAAAGGTGTATTCAAGCTCCCTGCTTTACTTGGAGTTGTGATGGATGTTTCAAAAGGCATGAGCTACTTGCACCAAAACAATATTATtcatcgagatttgaaaactgcTAATCTCCTTATGGATGAAAATGGG ACGGTTAAGGTTGCTGATTTTGGTGTTGCACGTGTTAAAGCTCAATCTGGAGTAATGACTGCTGAAACAGGGACATATCGTTGGATGGCTCCAGAG GTTATAGAACACAAGCCCTATGATCACAAGGCCGATGTTTTTAGTTTTGGAATTTTGATGTGGGAGCTGCTCACAGGGAAG ATTCCTTATGAGTACCTGACACCATTACAAGCAGCTGTAGGTGTGGTTCAGAAG GGATTACGGCCTACAATACCAAAAAATGCTCATGCAAAACTTTCTGAGCTTCTTCAGAAATGTTGGCAACAGGAGCCTGCTGAAAGACCAGATTTCTCTGAAATATTAGAAACTCTTCAGAGAATAGCAGAGGAG GTTGGTGATGAGCATGATGGAAAGCACAAGGAGAAAATACTGGGCGGACTATTTTCAGCTTTGAGGGGGCGTGGGCACTAA